One genomic window of Mustela nigripes isolate SB6536 chromosome 15, MUSNIG.SB6536, whole genome shotgun sequence includes the following:
- the GPR183 gene encoding G-protein coupled receptor 183 yields MDNFTTASSAPQGNDCDLYAHHRTAGILMPLHYGSVFVIGLVGNVLALVVIIQNRKKINSTTLYSTNLVISDILFTTALPTRIAYYALGFDWRVGEALCRITALVFYINTYAGVNFMTCLSVDRFFAVVHPLRYNKMKRIEHAKCVCICVWILVFAQTLPLLIKPMSKQEEERTTCMEYPNFEGTQSLPWILLGACFIGYVLPLLIILFCYSQICCKLFKTAKQNPLTEKSGVNKKALNTIILIIVVFVLCFTPYHVAIIQHMIKKLRVPDLLECSQRHSFQISLHFTVCLMNFNCCMDPFIYFFACKGYKRKVMKMLKRQVSVSISSAVRSAPEENSREMTETQTMIHSKSLNGK; encoded by the coding sequence ATGGACAATTTCACAACAGCCTCCTCAGCTCCGCAGGGCAACGACTGTGACCTCTACGCACACCACCGCACCGCCGGGATACTCATGCCACTGCATTACGGCTCTGTCTTCGTTATAGGGCTGGTGGGAAACGTGCTAGCCTTGGTTGTCATcattcaaaataggaaaaaaatcaactctaCCACCCTGTATTCAACAAATTTGGTGATTTCTGATATACTTTTTACCACTGCTCTGCCTACACGGATAGCCTACTACGCACTGGGCTTTGACTGGAGGGTCGGTGAGGCCTTGTGCAGGATAACTGCCCTGGTGTTTTACATCAACACCTACGCAGGTGTGAACTTCATGACATGCTTGAGCGTGGACCGGTTCTTTGCCGTGGTGCATCCTCTGAGGTACAACAAGATGAAGAGAATTGAGCACGCGAAATGCGTCTGCATTTGTGTCTGGATTCTAGTATTTGCTCAAACGCTTCCACTACTCATAAAACCTATGTcaaagcaggaggaggaaaggacTACGTGCATGGAATATCCAAACTTTGAAGGAACACAGTCTCTTCCCTGGATTCTGCTTGGCGCGTGTTTCATAGGATATGTGCTTCCTCTCCTGATCATTCTCTTCTGCTACTCTCAAATTTGTTGCAAACTCTTTAAAACTGCCAAACAAAACCCACTAACCGAGAAATCTGGCGTCAACAAAAAGGCTCTCAACACAATTATCTTAATAATTGTtgtgtttgttctttgtttcacACCTTACCATGTTGCGATTATTCAACACATGATTAAGAAGCTTCGTGTCCCTGATCTCCTGGAATGCAGCCAAAGACATTCATTCCAGATCTCACTGCACTTTACAGTATGTCTGATGAATTTCAATTGCTGCATGGACCCTTTTATATACTTCTTTGCATGTAAAGGGTATAAGAGGAAGGTCATGAAGATGCTGAAGCGTCAGGTCAGTGTATCAATTTCCAGCGCTGTGAGGTCAGCCCCGGAAGAGAACTCACGGGAGATGACAGAAACGCAAACAATGATACATTCCAAGTCTTTGAACGGGaagtaa